The DNA sequence TCCCGCCTGCCGATGACTGGGTTTTCCACGGTCCTTACGTTGACAAGAGTATGCTCCGTAACGCTCTCGCTTACTGGCTCTTTAGACAGGCGGGCCGTTATGCTCCCCGTACCAAGCATTTTGATCTGTACATCAACGGTGTGTACCGCGGCGTGTATGTGATGGTCGAAAAAATCAAACGCGGCAAGTATCGCGTGAATGTGAGCAAGCTTAAAGAAACCGATATCGCCGGCGATAGCCTTACCGGTGGCTACATTTGGGCTTTCGATAAGGTCGGCACCAACACGGGTGGCGGCGGTAGCAATAACCAGGGTGGTATTCAGGCAGAAGGTTTCAATACCTCCGATGGCTTGAACGTCATTTTGCACTACCCCAAGAAAGCAAACATTCAAAAGGAACAGGAAGAATACCTCAAGAAGTACCTGAACGATCTTGAAGCGCTGTTCAAGAACGGAAAGAATGGTGACGGCTTTGATAAGTACGTGGATCTCGGTTCTGCCGTTGACTACGTGTTGCATCAGGAAATTACCAACAATGGCGACTCCTACTGGTGCAGCTTCTTCTTGCACAAACCCAAGGACAAGACCAAGAACGGTGTGTTTACCGAAGGTAAGGTCACTCTTGGCCCGCCGTGGGACTTTAACCTCGCTATGAGCAATGGCGGCATGATGGGCTTTGGCGGTTCGGGCAACAGCTGGCAGATTGAAAGCAGCAGCAAGTCCGGTCAAGGTGGTATGTGGGGCATGGGCGGCGGCTCGTTGATTGCTCCCAAGTGGCTTACCGGCATGTGGAAGAGAAGCGATTACCAGAGCGAACTCAAGAAGCGCTGGGCAGAACTCCGCAGTGGCGTTTGGCATACCAAGGTCATGGATGCTTACCTGGATTCCATGAAGACATACCTGAAGAGTGCTGCCGACAGAAACTTCAAGCGCTGGCCGAATCTGGGTAAGAACAGTGGCCAGAACGATCCTGATCCGGAGCCGATGAAGTACTGCAACTC is a window from the uncultured Fibrobacter sp. genome containing:
- a CDS encoding CotH kinase family protein, which translates into the protein MGYWAKIISGTALLASFSFAQTYDLPIIFVDTKQKCLDKNVTEKIQATMRVLDGKTNNVADSAKGTLYDIGIKVRGQSSAMFPKPGYSVEVRDDKGEGMDVSMFGLPPADDWVFHGPYVDKSMLRNALAYWLFRQAGRYAPRTKHFDLYINGVYRGVYVMVEKIKRGKYRVNVSKLKETDIAGDSLTGGYIWAFDKVGTNTGGGGSNNQGGIQAEGFNTSDGLNVILHYPKKANIQKEQEEYLKKYLNDLEALFKNGKNGDGFDKYVDLGSAVDYVLHQEITNNGDSYWCSFFLHKPKDKTKNGVFTEGKVTLGPPWDFNLAMSNGGMMGFGGSGNSWQIESSSKSGQGGMWGMGGGSLIAPKWLTGMWKRSDYQSELKKRWAELRSGVWHTKVMDAYLDSMKTYLKSAADRNFKRWPNLGKNSGQNDPDPEPMKYCNSSSGGYGMGMGGNNADTWEGEVEHLRKKMKERMQWMDQQLGFTESSSPIVTQPVDPSIHEPDWENDKKKDSIPDNNPPQDIADNFSRLSPTNYFDVNGDMLEIQTSLGGTFALIDLNGTVLYKTRIKKGLTTMKIPGKAKNTHWIATLNGKMLGR